One segment of Corynebacterium atrinae DNA contains the following:
- a CDS encoding sigma-70 family RNA polymerase sigma factor: MTNPSPQELDVEESRDRGSRRGQTNDNPSADLVRVYLNGIGKTALLTAEDEVELAQRIEVGLYADYLLTAPDKQLTRAMKRDLKVLVKEGNKARSHLLEANLRLVVSLAKRYTGRGMPLLDLIQEGNLGLIRAMEKFDYAKGFKFSTYATWWIRQAITRGMADQSRTIRLPVHLVEQVNKLSRIKRELYQSLGREATNEELAEESGIDESKIEMLLRQSRDPVSLDMPVGADEEAPLGDFIEDAEATDAETAVVASMRHSDIRAVLDTLEEREQDVIRLRYGLDDGVPRTLDQIGRRFGLSRERVRQIEREVMSKLRDGHRAERLREYAM; this comes from the coding sequence ATGACAAACCCTTCCCCGCAGGAATTGGATGTTGAGGAGTCCCGCGACCGCGGCAGCCGTCGTGGGCAAACTAATGACAACCCTTCGGCGGACCTCGTCCGCGTCTACCTCAACGGAATCGGCAAAACCGCTCTGTTGACCGCTGAAGATGAAGTGGAACTCGCCCAGCGCATCGAGGTCGGACTTTATGCCGACTACTTGTTAACTGCTCCGGACAAGCAGCTCACTCGCGCCATGAAACGCGACCTGAAGGTCTTGGTCAAGGAGGGCAATAAGGCTCGTTCCCACCTGCTGGAAGCTAACCTTCGGCTCGTCGTCTCCCTGGCAAAGCGCTACACCGGCCGTGGCATGCCCCTGCTGGATCTCATTCAGGAGGGAAACTTAGGGCTCATTCGCGCCATGGAAAAGTTCGACTACGCCAAGGGCTTTAAGTTCTCTACGTACGCAACGTGGTGGATCCGCCAGGCAATTACCCGTGGCATGGCCGATCAATCGCGCACCATTCGCCTCCCCGTTCATCTCGTGGAACAGGTAAATAAGCTTTCTCGTATCAAGCGTGAGTTGTACCAGTCGCTCGGGCGTGAAGCAACGAACGAGGAGCTCGCAGAGGAATCTGGAATCGACGAGTCCAAGATCGAAATGCTGCTGCGCCAGTCTCGCGATCCGGTGAGCCTGGACATGCCGGTGGGCGCGGACGAAGAAGCCCCCTTGGGTGACTTCATCGAGGACGCGGAAGCCACCGACGCGGAGACCGCCGTGGTGGCTTCCATGCGCCACTCTGATATTCGCGCCGTGTTGGATACGCTCGAGGAGCGTGAGCAGGACGTTATCCGCCTGCGCTACGGCCTCGACGATGGTGTACCCCGCACCCTCGACCAGATTGGTCGCCGCTTTGGGCTATCCCGTGAGCGAGTCCGCCAAATCGAGCGCGAGGTCATGAGCAAGCTCCGCGACGGGCACCGCGCAGAGCGCCTACGCGAATACGCCATGTAA
- a CDS encoding PAC2 family protein → MQDNERGMYELEYPTPEMGADAKSGPTLIVALQGYADAGHAVEASADHLLAALDSRPVASFNNDELIDYRSRRPAVTMDHHRITDMEDISLGMRVVKDTAGTPFLLLSGPEPDLRWAAFTEAVADLVEKFGVEQTICLYSAPMAVPHTRPLVVSGHGNSLGLVGGMFTYDSKLVMPGSASMMIERALHKRGRNVGGYTAHVPHYLAASPYPEATRELLSSVAQAADLEFPLGSLTHDMERVAAQLGEQIEDSAEIQHVVRQLEHQFDEELENYRSKNPQAMLPSEREMPTGDEIGEEFERFLATLDDVDRNSEDPAGPEGPEEGTDLSDDE, encoded by the coding sequence ATGCAGGACAACGAGCGTGGTATGTACGAATTGGAATACCCGACTCCGGAAATGGGCGCGGACGCCAAAAGCGGCCCCACCCTCATTGTCGCGCTGCAGGGATATGCTGACGCTGGTCATGCGGTCGAGGCGAGCGCTGACCATCTCTTGGCGGCGCTGGATTCTCGCCCTGTAGCGTCATTCAACAATGATGAACTCATTGACTACCGTTCCCGCCGTCCAGCGGTAACGATGGACCACCATCGCATCACCGACATGGAAGACATTTCTCTCGGGATGCGCGTGGTCAAGGACACTGCGGGCACTCCGTTTCTGCTGCTTTCCGGACCCGAGCCCGATCTGCGCTGGGCAGCATTCACCGAAGCCGTCGCGGATCTCGTCGAGAAGTTTGGGGTCGAACAAACCATCTGCTTGTACTCAGCACCGATGGCAGTCCCCCACACCCGGCCCCTCGTAGTTTCCGGCCACGGTAACTCCCTAGGGCTCGTCGGCGGGATGTTTACCTATGATTCCAAGCTGGTCATGCCAGGTTCAGCATCGATGATGATCGAGCGTGCGCTGCACAAGCGAGGGCGCAACGTGGGTGGTTACACCGCTCATGTTCCCCACTACTTGGCGGCTTCTCCTTACCCCGAGGCGACCCGTGAGCTTCTTTCTTCGGTGGCCCAGGCCGCCGACTTGGAGTTCCCGCTGGGCAGCCTCACCCATGACATGGAGCGGGTGGCCGCTCAGTTGGGTGAACAGATCGAGGACTCCGCGGAGATTCAGCACGTGGTGCGCCAACTGGAGCACCAGTTTGACGAGGAGTTGGAGAACTACCGCTCGAAGAACCCTCAGGCCATGCTGCCTAGTGAGCGTGAAATGCCGACCGGCGACGAGATCGGTGAAGAGTTTGAGCGGTTCCTAGCCACCCTCGACGATGTGGATCGCAACTCAGAAGATCCCGCAGGTCCTGAGGGGCCCGAAGAAGGCACTGACCTCAGCGATGATGAGTAA
- a CDS encoding metal-dependent transcriptional regulator, producing MKDLVDTTEMYLRTIYELEEEGITPLRARIAERLEQSGPTVSQTVARMERDDLVVVRPDRSLEMTEKGRELATAVMRKHRLAELLLTDILGMEISQVHEEACRWEHVMSKAVEERLVTVLDDASRSPFGNPIPGLEELGAGNISSTDSGVRAVDLPEGEALEVRIVQLNEILQVDVEQFAALRDAGIQVGDTATVVNDNGTVLITAGSDEVKVSPELAHAIRVERV from the coding sequence GTGAAGGACTTGGTCGATACCACCGAGATGTACCTGCGAACTATTTACGAACTCGAAGAAGAGGGCATTACACCTCTGCGCGCCCGCATTGCCGAACGCCTCGAGCAGTCTGGTCCGACGGTTAGCCAAACGGTTGCACGCATGGAGCGTGATGATTTGGTCGTCGTCCGACCTGACCGCAGCCTCGAGATGACCGAGAAGGGTCGCGAACTGGCTACCGCCGTCATGCGCAAACACCGGCTCGCCGAGCTCCTGCTTACTGACATCCTCGGCATGGAAATCTCCCAAGTCCATGAGGAAGCCTGCCGCTGGGAGCACGTGATGAGCAAGGCCGTCGAAGAACGCCTGGTCACTGTGCTCGATGACGCCTCACGATCTCCCTTCGGCAACCCGATTCCGGGCCTCGAAGAGCTCGGGGCGGGCAATATCAGCTCCACCGACAGCGGCGTCCGGGCTGTCGATCTACCCGAAGGCGAAGCTTTAGAGGTGCGGATCGTGCAGCTCAACGAAATCCTGCAGGTCGACGTTGAGCAGTTTGCCGCACTGCGCGATGCCGGTATCCAGGTCGGCGATACCGCCACGGTGGTCAACGACAACGGCACCGTCCTCATTACTGCCGGGTCAGACGAAGTCAAGGTATCGCCCGAACTGGCCCACGCCATTCGCGTGGAACGCGTGTAA
- the galE gene encoding UDP-glucose 4-epimerase GalE — protein sequence MKLLVTGGAGYVGSVCATVLLEAGHDVTIIDNFSTGNRDAVPHGARLVEGDVREVADKVLAEGGFDGIVHFAARSLVGESMDKPEEYWQHNVVTTLRLLDAMRAHGVNNLVFSSTAATYGEPEQVPITEDMPTAPTNPYGATKLSIDYAITSYAHAHGLGATSLRYFNVAGAYGLIGENREVETHLIPLVLQVALGHRDKIFIFGDDWETNDGTCVRDYIHVRDLADAHVLALQTNSPGTHRIFNLGSGDGYSVAEVIEECRRVTGHAIPAEVAPRRAGDPAVLIASSEKIKSELGWAPSRTDLPTIVEDAWAFTSQLGDRAYSARR from the coding sequence ATGAAGCTCCTCGTCACCGGCGGTGCCGGCTACGTCGGAAGTGTCTGCGCCACCGTGCTGTTGGAAGCCGGTCACGATGTCACGATTATCGACAACTTCTCTACCGGAAACCGCGACGCCGTGCCCCACGGTGCCCGCCTGGTGGAAGGAGATGTTCGCGAAGTAGCCGACAAAGTTCTTGCCGAGGGTGGCTTTGACGGAATTGTTCACTTCGCTGCCCGCTCCCTCGTGGGCGAATCGATGGACAAACCGGAAGAGTATTGGCAGCACAATGTAGTGACCACTCTCCGTCTGCTTGATGCTATGCGGGCGCATGGCGTGAACAACTTGGTATTCTCTTCCACCGCTGCCACTTATGGCGAGCCGGAGCAGGTCCCCATCACCGAAGACATGCCGACCGCGCCGACTAACCCCTACGGCGCAACGAAACTTTCCATCGACTACGCCATTACCTCCTATGCTCATGCCCATGGACTAGGCGCGACCAGCCTGCGTTACTTCAACGTGGCTGGCGCCTACGGCCTCATCGGGGAAAACCGCGAAGTTGAAACCCACCTCATTCCCCTGGTCCTACAGGTGGCTTTGGGGCACCGAGATAAGATTTTCATCTTCGGCGATGATTGGGAGACCAACGACGGCACCTGTGTCCGTGACTACATCCACGTCCGCGACCTCGCCGACGCCCACGTCCTCGCACTGCAGACCAACTCTCCTGGCACCCACCGCATTTTTAACCTTGGTTCCGGAGATGGGTATTCGGTAGCCGAAGTGATTGAGGAATGCCGTCGAGTGACCGGTCATGCCATTCCAGCCGAAGTGGCCCCGCGCCGAGCTGGCGACCCAGCCGTCCTCATCGCCTCATCGGAGAAGATCAAGTCTGAGCTGGGCTGGGCCCCCTCCCGCACCGACCTGCCAACTATCGTTGAAGATGCTTGGGCGTTTACCAGCCAACTTGGCGATCGGGCATACTCTGCTCGGCGCTAA
- a CDS encoding carboxymuconolactone decarboxylase family protein: MSIDNLKAALPEYAKDQKLNLGALTRSTELNEQQLWGTMLACAAATRNDTVFAEIAEEAKEHLSEEAFESALGAATVMAMNNVGYRAKHWLGDDFAQVKFGLRMNIISKPGVDKADFELWSLAVSTINGCEFCAVAHSNTVREEGLTKEQVWESVKVAAVLQAVAQAVQIEAAR, translated from the coding sequence ATGTCGATCGATAACCTGAAGGCGGCTCTGCCGGAGTACGCCAAGGACCAGAAACTCAACCTCGGAGCCTTGACTCGTTCGACCGAGCTCAACGAGCAGCAGCTTTGGGGAACCATGCTGGCCTGTGCCGCTGCCACCCGCAATGACACGGTCTTCGCTGAGATCGCCGAAGAGGCCAAGGAGCACCTCTCTGAGGAAGCTTTCGAGTCCGCCCTTGGCGCCGCCACCGTCATGGCAATGAACAATGTTGGCTACCGCGCCAAGCACTGGCTCGGAGACGATTTCGCTCAGGTCAAGTTCGGCCTTCGCATGAACATCATCTCCAAGCCCGGCGTGGACAAGGCTGACTTCGAGCTGTGGTCACTGGCTGTCTCTACCATCAACGGCTGTGAGTTCTGTGCTGTCGCACATTCCAACACCGTGCGCGAAGAGGGACTGACCAAGGAACAGGTATGGGAGTCCGTTAAGGTCGCCGCCGTTCTGCAGGCAGTTGCCCAGGCAGTCCAGATCGAGGCTGCTCGCTAA
- a CDS encoding hydrogen peroxide-inducible genes activator produces MHNKEYRPTLSQLRTFVTIAENKHFGSAAAKLGISQPSLSQALVALEQGLNMQLIERSTRRVIVTSAGEALLPYAKATLDAADAFLVQSRGNGGTLSGPLTIGIIPTIAPYILPALLRSLTEAYPELEPRIIEDQTHHLLEMLRDGHIDLGLMALPSGAPSVVEKRLYEEDFVLVVTEDHPLAGRTDLILKSLDGLNLLLLDDGHCLHDQIIDLCRAADLNPSEVTNSDTRASSLTTVTQLVASGLGATLAPLSAVETECSRPGLATARFREDITAQREVGLVYRSSSSRSKEFEALGELATAAYTEAVAAYR; encoded by the coding sequence ATGCACAATAAGGAGTACCGTCCTACCCTGTCTCAGCTGCGCACCTTTGTCACCATCGCGGAGAACAAACACTTTGGCTCCGCCGCAGCCAAGCTCGGAATCTCCCAGCCCTCGTTGTCCCAGGCTCTGGTCGCATTAGAGCAGGGGCTCAACATGCAGTTGATCGAGCGCTCTACTCGTCGGGTGATCGTCACCTCCGCAGGCGAAGCTCTCCTCCCTTATGCCAAGGCCACCCTCGACGCGGCAGATGCCTTCCTTGTCCAGTCACGAGGCAACGGTGGGACTCTGAGCGGGCCGCTAACCATTGGAATCATCCCCACAATTGCGCCATATATCTTGCCAGCACTGCTGAGGTCTCTCACGGAGGCATACCCAGAGCTTGAGCCGCGCATTATCGAAGACCAAACGCACCACTTGCTGGAAATGCTGCGTGATGGACACATTGATCTCGGCCTCATGGCGCTTCCCTCGGGTGCGCCGAGCGTCGTCGAAAAGCGACTTTATGAGGAGGACTTCGTCCTCGTTGTCACCGAAGACCATCCCCTGGCGGGCCGGACCGATCTCATCTTGAAATCTCTAGACGGCCTCAACCTACTGCTGTTGGATGACGGGCACTGCCTCCACGACCAAATCATTGATCTATGCCGGGCCGCGGATTTGAATCCTTCTGAAGTAACCAATTCGGATACCCGAGCGTCCTCCCTGACCACCGTCACTCAACTCGTGGCCAGTGGGCTCGGCGCAACGTTGGCCCCCTTGTCAGCGGTGGAGACCGAATGCTCTCGCCCCGGTCTCGCCACCGCCCGGTTCCGCGAAGACATTACGGCCCAGCGCGAGGTCGGCCTGGTGTACCGCAGCTCCAGCTCTCGATCTAAGGAGTTCGAAGCCCTCGGCGAGTTGGCTACGGCCGCCTACACCGAGGCCGTGGCCGCTTACCGCTGA
- a CDS encoding PepSY domain-containing protein: protein MSILTIRAIKLAAVATSVSLALVACSNSTDTATVTSEAPTQPASTAPAVAGEDPVIAAIDAVLTAHSGGIIVSIDRDNRGGHYDIDVVVGDEIFDLTVDSAGNVTEDDRESDRDDVIKAQNATLTAEDAIRQALIQHPDGVLDDADLDEENGRLQWEVNLDDQSGNDLAELKIAAN from the coding sequence GTGAGTATTTTGACAATTCGTGCCATTAAGCTCGCCGCCGTAGCTACCTCTGTGAGCCTTGCCCTGGTCGCCTGCTCAAACTCCACTGACACGGCCACCGTCACCTCGGAAGCACCGACACAGCCCGCTTCCACCGCCCCTGCCGTGGCTGGTGAGGATCCGGTTATCGCCGCGATCGATGCCGTCCTCACCGCCCATTCCGGCGGCATCATCGTCAGCATCGACCGTGACAACCGCGGCGGGCACTACGACATTGACGTCGTAGTGGGTGATGAAATTTTCGACCTCACGGTCGACTCCGCGGGCAATGTGACCGAAGATGACCGCGAGAGCGATCGCGATGATGTGATCAAGGCTCAAAACGCCACGCTCACCGCCGAAGATGCCATCCGCCAGGCACTGATTCAGCACCCAGACGGCGTACTGGATGATGCCGACTTGGACGAAGAAAATGGCCGTCTGCAATGGGAGGTCAACCTCGACGATCAATCCGGCAACGACCTGGCAGAGCTCAAGATCGCCGCTAACTAG
- a CDS encoding peroxiredoxin, whose protein sequence is MAILTVGEKFPEFELTALKGGDLHGVNASQPEDYFETVSLDKYEGKWKIVFFYPKDFTFVCPTEIAAFGKLDEEFQDRDTQVLGGSTDNEFAHFNWRATHPELKDVPFPMFADIKHDLIRALGVENAAGVADRATFIIDPDGIIQFVSVTPDAVGRNVDEVLRVLDALQSEEVCACNWQANDPTKNIDKLAVVQEGLK, encoded by the coding sequence ATGGCAATCCTGACCGTTGGCGAAAAGTTCCCCGAGTTCGAACTCACCGCATTGAAGGGTGGTGACCTGCACGGAGTCAACGCTTCGCAGCCCGAGGATTACTTCGAGACCGTCTCCTTGGACAAGTACGAAGGTAAGTGGAAGATTGTCTTCTTCTACCCGAAGGACTTCACTTTTGTCTGCCCGACCGAGATTGCCGCCTTCGGCAAGCTCGACGAAGAGTTCCAGGACCGCGACACCCAGGTCCTCGGCGGCTCCACCGACAATGAGTTTGCTCACTTCAATTGGCGTGCCACCCACCCGGAGCTCAAGGACGTTCCATTCCCGATGTTCGCTGACATTAAGCACGACCTCATCCGTGCCCTCGGCGTCGAGAACGCCGCTGGCGTGGCCGATCGCGCGACCTTCATCATCGACCCCGACGGCATCATCCAGTTCGTCTCCGTCACCCCGGACGCAGTCGGCCGCAACGTCGACGAGGTGCTCCGTGTCCTCGACGCCCTGCAGTCGGAAGAGGTCTGCGCTTGCAACTGGCAGGCAAACGACCCGACCAAGAACATCGACAAGCTCGCCGTCGTGCAGGAAGGCCTGAAGTAA
- a CDS encoding DEAD/DEAH box helicase, whose amino-acid sequence MNLAQMLPDLSDVPAPLLDESIFDSFLSWVQGRGISLYPAQEEAALGILAGDNVILATPTGSGKSMVANAAHFIAMARGQRSFYTAPIKALVSEKFFALCEIFGPENVGMMTGDATVNGRAPIIAATAEIVANIALRDGAAADIDQVVMDEFHYYSDPERGWAWQVPLLELPKAQFLLMSATLGDTSFLQQDLSERTGRTTTLVAGSERPVPLEFSYVYTPVHETIEELLKDGKAPIYVVHFSQREATERAQALTSLKIIDDATKDKIVAEIGDFKFTTTYGKTLSKLLRRGIGVHHAGMLPKYRRLVERLSQTGLLKVICGTDTLGVGINVPIRTVLFTGLAKYDGVKQRILKSREFHQIAGRAGRAGFDTIGTVVIEAPEHEIENWRLRQRAGTDPKKLKKLRKKSAREGEVTWSEKTYERLTSAEPEPMTSQFKVSNSMLINVIARPGDGYEHLKHLLRGNHDTRAKQNRDILTALELFQGLLDADVVVKAKDGIDEEGRPYHLTLDLPRDFALNQPLSPFALAALTLLDPESDTYLLDVISTYEAILDDPRQVLIAQQKAERGEEIAALKAEGVDYTERMAIIEDVTWPKPLAEELEEAFTTFSEGNPWAREFELSPKSVIREMIERAMTFSDLIATYGLARSEGVVLRYLTDAWRTLKNSIPQDHSTEQLDDVVEWLGELIKQVDSSLVDEWAHMADEDTPISKEALERELAFGVEDPSALTSNRRAFTIMVRNLMWRFVELFAYEKEADLARLTEYLDREDKPDFGTALDDYFDEYADMDTGLDARSSQYFQLTADQGRLWTARQIIKDPEGDNSFQFVATIDLDASDEAGEVRLRSLELVQV is encoded by the coding sequence GTGAACCTCGCCCAGATGCTCCCCGACCTCTCCGACGTCCCTGCGCCCCTGCTGGATGAATCAATTTTTGATTCGTTCCTGTCGTGGGTTCAGGGTCGCGGCATTTCCCTTTATCCGGCGCAAGAAGAGGCTGCTTTGGGGATCCTGGCCGGGGATAACGTCATCTTGGCTACCCCCACCGGCTCGGGTAAATCGATGGTGGCTAATGCCGCCCACTTTATTGCCATGGCTCGCGGGCAGCGGTCGTTCTATACCGCGCCGATCAAGGCGCTGGTCAGCGAGAAGTTCTTTGCACTGTGTGAGATCTTCGGGCCGGAGAATGTCGGAATGATGACGGGCGATGCGACCGTCAATGGCCGCGCGCCGATTATCGCGGCCACGGCGGAGATTGTCGCCAACATCGCCCTGCGCGATGGCGCCGCTGCGGACATCGATCAGGTGGTGATGGACGAGTTCCACTACTATTCCGATCCCGAACGAGGATGGGCGTGGCAGGTTCCGCTCCTGGAACTCCCCAAAGCACAGTTCCTCCTCATGTCGGCCACGCTCGGCGACACGAGCTTCCTCCAACAAGACCTCAGCGAAAGAACTGGCCGCACCACCACCTTGGTGGCAGGTTCCGAAAGGCCGGTTCCGCTGGAGTTTTCTTACGTCTACACGCCGGTGCATGAGACGATCGAGGAGTTACTCAAAGACGGCAAGGCCCCCATTTACGTTGTTCATTTCTCCCAGCGGGAGGCAACGGAACGTGCCCAGGCACTGACTTCGCTGAAGATTATTGATGATGCCACGAAGGACAAGATCGTTGCCGAGATTGGTGATTTCAAATTCACCACCACGTATGGCAAAACACTGTCCAAGCTGCTGCGCCGTGGCATTGGGGTTCACCACGCGGGCATGCTGCCCAAATACCGGCGCTTGGTGGAGCGTCTCTCCCAAACCGGTCTGCTCAAGGTTATCTGCGGCACCGACACCCTGGGCGTGGGCATCAACGTGCCCATCCGCACGGTGTTGTTCACCGGCCTGGCCAAGTATGACGGGGTTAAGCAACGGATTCTCAAGTCCCGCGAATTCCACCAAATCGCCGGGCGGGCGGGGCGGGCTGGCTTCGATACCATCGGCACAGTAGTCATCGAAGCCCCCGAGCACGAAATTGAGAACTGGCGCCTGCGGCAGCGCGCGGGCACGGATCCCAAGAAGTTGAAGAAGCTGCGTAAGAAGTCCGCTCGGGAGGGCGAGGTGACGTGGTCGGAGAAGACGTACGAACGTTTGACCAGCGCGGAGCCGGAGCCGATGACTTCGCAGTTCAAGGTCAGCAACTCCATGCTTATCAATGTCATTGCCCGCCCTGGTGATGGCTATGAGCATCTCAAGCATCTGCTCCGTGGTAACCACGACACTCGCGCTAAGCAGAACCGCGATATCCTCACCGCCCTAGAGCTGTTCCAAGGTCTGCTCGATGCAGACGTCGTGGTCAAGGCCAAGGATGGGATAGACGAGGAAGGCCGCCCCTACCACCTGACATTGGATCTACCACGGGATTTCGCGCTCAACCAGCCGTTGTCTCCCTTTGCTCTCGCCGCCTTGACGTTGTTGGACCCCGAGTCTGACACCTACTTGCTCGACGTTATCTCAACCTATGAAGCGATCCTGGATGATCCCCGGCAGGTCCTCATCGCCCAGCAGAAGGCTGAGCGTGGGGAGGAGATCGCCGCGCTCAAGGCTGAGGGGGTCGACTACACGGAGCGGATGGCGATTATTGAGGACGTCACGTGGCCCAAACCGCTCGCCGAAGAGCTCGAGGAGGCGTTCACCACCTTCAGCGAGGGTAACCCTTGGGCGCGGGAATTTGAGCTATCTCCGAAGTCTGTCATCCGCGAAATGATCGAGCGCGCGATGACTTTTTCGGACCTCATTGCGACCTACGGCCTGGCTCGTTCCGAGGGCGTCGTCCTGCGCTACCTCACTGATGCCTGGCGCACGTTGAAGAACTCCATTCCCCAAGATCATTCAACGGAACAGCTCGATGACGTCGTCGAATGGCTCGGCGAGCTCATTAAGCAGGTCGACTCCTCGCTCGTCGATGAGTGGGCGCACATGGCAGATGAGGACACGCCGATTTCCAAGGAAGCCCTCGAACGCGAGCTTGCCTTCGGTGTCGAAGATCCCTCGGCGTTGACCTCCAACCGTCGTGCCTTCACCATCATGGTCCGTAACCTCATGTGGCGGTTCGTCGAGCTGTTCGCCTACGAGAAGGAAGCGGATCTGGCTCGGCTCACCGAGTATCTCGACCGGGAGGATAAGCCGGACTTCGGCACCGCCCTGGATGACTATTTCGACGAGTACGCCGATATGGATACCGGTTTAGATGCCCGTTCTTCACAGTATTTCCAACTCACTGCGGATCAGGGTCGGTTGTGGACCGCCCGCCAGATCATTAAGGATCCAGAGGGCGATAACTCTTTCCAATTCGTCGCCACCATCGATCTCGATGCCTCGGACGAGGCAGGCGAAGTCCGTCTGCGTTCGCTGGAGTTGGTGCAGGTGTAA
- a CDS encoding DUF4192 domain-containing protein: protein MIDNMTNSFRTSNARLDGPGQLIANLPGFLGFYPEDSLIFAALEKTKSPGSFKLGPILRINLEDIPLVPRVLASLKDYEVEFSSVLSFLVTERDREEVMLSGRDISLLAASNGVHLEGIWWAERVLSGEPYHCLFGPPFGAGPPSPACHSGVIPPVTQAVSLGKLAEHGELPEISRLDAFRHVARDNHRVTDCEAEQLSDFARSYAIELVTQITETSPYRKAFHPGPWDTVDGIVEDVGYLLTEIEEQDLSVEELMDQQEILLSAAVFLSANLLRDIILEDLVVRPRPAARLMLALARTFGGSIRANALCGYSVAYLRQGLSMRALPALSRAVEEFPGHTLSEMLHINCHLGLFDNVIDRVRRGSRSVRITYGIADPEHSDAAA from the coding sequence ATGATCGACAACATGACCAATTCATTTCGCACCTCTAATGCCCGACTGGACGGCCCCGGCCAACTCATTGCTAACCTCCCAGGTTTTCTAGGTTTCTATCCAGAGGACTCGCTGATATTTGCTGCCCTCGAGAAGACCAAAAGCCCCGGTAGCTTTAAGCTCGGTCCCATCCTTCGAATAAACCTGGAAGATATACCCCTGGTACCTCGGGTTCTGGCCTCGTTGAAGGACTACGAAGTCGAGTTTTCTTCCGTGTTGAGTTTCCTCGTCACCGAGCGTGATAGGGAAGAAGTCATGCTGTCCGGAAGGGACATCAGTCTGCTTGCCGCTAGCAATGGAGTTCACCTGGAGGGCATCTGGTGGGCCGAGAGAGTCCTTTCTGGCGAGCCATACCACTGTCTCTTCGGTCCGCCTTTCGGTGCCGGGCCACCGTCTCCGGCCTGTCACAGCGGAGTGATTCCTCCCGTGACCCAAGCTGTGTCGCTCGGCAAACTAGCGGAGCACGGGGAGCTTCCGGAGATTAGTCGACTGGACGCCTTTCGGCACGTTGCTCGGGACAACCACCGCGTAACCGACTGCGAAGCCGAACAACTTTCCGATTTCGCCCGCAGCTACGCCATCGAGTTGGTTACCCAGATCACGGAAACATCGCCCTACAGGAAGGCTTTCCACCCAGGCCCGTGGGACACCGTTGACGGGATCGTCGAGGATGTGGGCTACCTTCTCACTGAAATTGAGGAGCAGGACCTGAGCGTCGAGGAGCTCATGGATCAGCAAGAAATCCTCCTCAGTGCAGCAGTTTTCCTCTCGGCGAATTTGCTGCGAGACATCATCCTGGAGGATCTCGTTGTTCGCCCAAGACCGGCGGCCCGCCTTATGTTGGCACTCGCCCGCACCTTCGGCGGCAGCATCCGAGCCAATGCCCTGTGTGGCTATTCAGTGGCCTATCTTAGGCAGGGACTCTCCATGCGGGCCTTGCCGGCGCTTTCTAGGGCAGTGGAGGAATTTCCGGGGCACACGCTGAGCGAGATGCTGCACATCAACTGCCATCTGGGCTTGTTCGACAACGTCATTGATCGCGTCAGACGTGGAAGCCGCAGCGTGCGGATTACGTACGGGATCGCTGATCCCGAGCATTCCGACGCCGCGGCCTAG
- the dtd gene encoding D-aminoacyl-tRNA deacylase — MKAVLTRVSSASVAVDGDIVGAIGPGLLALVGVGRDDAADAWETMVRKIAELRILEGELSVEDAGASVLLVSQFTLHGQTKKGRRPSWSDAAPGEIAEPVVARIAAGLKARGIHVEEGKFGAIMQVTSVNEGPFTVLVEC, encoded by the coding sequence ATGAAGGCGGTGCTCACTCGAGTGAGCTCAGCATCTGTCGCAGTAGACGGCGACATCGTCGGCGCGATTGGCCCGGGATTGCTGGCACTGGTCGGTGTCGGGCGCGACGATGCCGCTGATGCCTGGGAAACCATGGTGCGCAAAATCGCTGAACTGCGGATCCTCGAGGGAGAACTCAGCGTTGAGGATGCTGGGGCGTCAGTATTGTTGGTGAGTCAGTTCACCCTGCATGGTCAAACGAAAAAGGGACGGCGGCCCAGCTGGTCGGATGCCGCACCGGGGGAAATCGCTGAACCCGTCGTGGCGCGGATCGCCGCAGGCTTGAAAGCCCGCGGAATCCACGTGGAGGAAGGAAAATTCGGTGCCATCATGCAGGTCACCTCGGTCAATGAAGGACCCTTTACCGTCCTCGTTGAATGCTGA